In Drosophila yakuba strain Tai18E2 chromosome X, Prin_Dyak_Tai18E2_2.1, whole genome shotgun sequence, a single genomic region encodes these proteins:
- the LOC6524657 gene encoding protein retinal degeneration B isoform X1, giving the protein MLIKEYRIPLPLTVEEYRIAQLYMIAKKSREESHGEGSGVEIIINEPYKDGPGGNGQYTKKIYHVGNHLPGWIKSLLPKSALTVEEEAWNAYPYTRTRYTCPFVEKFSLDIETYYYPDNGYQDNVFQLSGSDLRNRIVDVIDIVKDQLWGGDYVKEEDPKHFVSDKTGRGPLGEDWLDEYWREVKGKKQPTPRNMSLMTAYKICRVEFRYWGMQTKLEKFIHDVALRKMMLRAHRQAWAWQDEWFGLTIEDIRELERQTQLALAKKMGGGEECSDDSISEPYVSTAVTAASTTGSERKKSAPAVPPIVTQQPPSAEASSDEEGEEEDDDEDENDAIGTGVDLSANQSGSAQRSRSQSIQMAQKGKFGSKGALHSPVGSAHSFDLQSKKPHAKTAPRRHVANWRMERLEVDSKSNSDEEFFDCLDTNETNSLAKWSSLELLGEGDDSPPPHGGPSSAASVGGRGNSRQEDSIFNQDFLMRVASERGNKRQLRSSASVDRSHDSSPPGSPSTPSCPTTILILVVHAGSVLDAASELTAKKSDVTTFRGSFEAVMRQHYPSLLTHVTIKMVPCPSICTDALGILSSLSPYSFDASPSAADIPNIADVPIGAIPLLSVASPEFHETVNKTVAAANIVYHEFLKSEEGHGFSGQIVMLGDSMGSLLAYEALCRSNGSQPGTASGASNSGGDAATNINTHNPLSARNSRLDDDERFIEADLDAKRLLVAPSPRRRRSSSSSDSRATKLDFEVCDFFMFGSPLSVVLAARKLHDAKAALPRPNCHQVYNLFHPTDPIASRLEPLLSARFSILAPVNVPRYAKYPLGNGQPLHLLEVIQSHPQHFNDGNNLLAGRRLSDASMQSTISGLIENVSLSTIHALQNKWWGTKRLDYALYCPEGLSNFPAHALPHLFHASYWESPDVIAFILRQIGKFEGIPFVGSNDDKDNASFHPGQPREKWIKKRTSVKLKNVAANHRANDVIVQEGREQRLNARFMYGPLDMITLHGEKVDVHIMKDPPAGEWTFLSTEVTDKNGRISYSIPDQVSLGYGIYPVKMVVRGDHTSVDCYMAVVPPLTECVVFSIDGSFTASMSVTGRDPKVRAGAVDVCRHWQELGYLLIYITGRPDMQQQRVVSWLSQHNFPHGLISFADGLSTDPLGHKTAYLNNLVQNHGISITAAYGSSKDISVYTNVGMRTDQIFIVGKVGKKLQSNATVLSDGYAAHLAGLQAVGGSRPAKGNARMVIPRGCFNLPGQTANPRRRSNAFELQLANISPCSSNINSPSSSNHILLAQLIENAIEKDTPAA; this is encoded by the exons ATGCTGATCAAGGAGTACCGCATTCCGCTGCCCCTCACCGTCGAGGAGTACCGCATCGCCCAGCTCTACATGATTGCG AAAAAGAGTCGCGAGGAGAGTCATGGCGAGGGCAGTGGCGTTGAGATTATCATCAATGAGCCGTACAAGGATGGACCCGGCGGAAATGGTCAATACACAAAGAAGATCTACCACGTGGGCAATCATCTGCCTGGCTGGATCAAAA GTCTCTTGCCGAAAAGCGCTTTAAccgtggaggaggaggcatgGAATGCCTATCCGTATACCAGGACTCGCTACACCTGTCCGTTTGTGGAGAAGTTCTCGCTGGACATTGAGACATACTATTATCCGGACAATGGCTATCAGGACAATGTCTTCCAGCTGTCCGGAAGCGATCTGCGTAATCGCATAGTAG ACGTGATTGACATTGTGAAGGACCAGCTGTGGGGTGGCGACTATGTGAAGGAGGAGGATCCCAAGCACTTTGTGTCGGACAAGACGGGCCGTGGCCCTTTGGGCGAGGATTGGCTGGATGAGTATTGGCGAGAAGTGAAGGGCAAGAAGCAGCCGACACCGCGCAACATGTCCCTGATGACCGCCTACAAGATCTGCCGCGTTGAGTTCCGCTACTGGGGCATGCAGACGAAGCTGGAGAAGTTCATCCACGACGTGGCGCTGCGCAAGATGATGCTGCGTGCCCATCGACAGGCGTGGGCATGGCAGGACGAGTGGTTCGGATTAACCATCGAGGATATCCGCGAACTGGAGCGACAAACGCAACTGGCCCTGGCCAAGAAGATGGGCGGCGGCGAGGAGTGCAGCGATG ACAGCATCTCGGAGCCGTATGTCAGCACGGCGGTCACCGCCGCCTCTACAACGGGCAGCGAGCGAAAGAAGTCCGCTCCGGCCGTGCCGCCGATTGTCACCCAGCAGCCGCCGAGCGCCGAGGCCAGTTCGGATGAGGAgggcgaggaggaggatgacgacgaggatgaGAACGATGCCATTGGTACAGGCGTAGATCTGTCCGCCAACCAAAGCGGATCCGCGCAACGTTCCCGCTCCCAAAGTATTCAGATGGCCCAGAAGGGCAAGTTCGGGTCGAAGGGTGCCCTTCACTCTCCGGTGGGATCTGCCCACAGCTTCGATCTCCAG TCCAAAAAGCCGCATGCAAAGACAGCGCCACGCAGACAT GTGGCAAACTGGCGTATGGAGCGATTGGAAGTGGACTCCAAATCCAATTCGGATGAGGAATTCTTTGATTGTCTGG aCACCAATGAGACGAACTCGCTGGCCAAGTGGAGCTCGCTGGAGCTGCTGGGCGAGGGCGACGACAGTCCCCCGCCACATGGCGGACCCTCTAGCGCAGCATCcgtgggtgggcgtggcaactcGCGGCAAGAGGACAGCATATTCAATCAGGACTTTTTGATGCGCGTGGCCTCAGAGCGCGGCAACAAGCGACAGTTACGCTCCTCCGCCAGCGTGGATCGCAGTCACGACTCCTCGCCGCCGGGATCACCGAGCACACCGTCATGCCCCACAACCATTCTGATCCTAGTGGTCCATGCGGGCAGCGTTTTAGATGCGGCCAGCGAGCTGACAGCCAAGAAATCCGATGTGACCACATTCCGTGGCTCCTTTGAGGCGGTGATGCGACAGCACTATCCCAGCCTCCTCACTCATGTGACCATCAAGATGGTGCCGTGCCCCTCAATTTGCACCGACGCCTTGGGCATTCTCTCCAGCCTGAGTCCGTACTCCTTTGATGCATCGCCCTCGGCGGCGGATATACCGAATATAGCTGATGTTCCTATTGGAGCCATACCCCTACTATCCGTGGCATCGCCAGAATTTCACGAGACGGTCAACAAGACAGTCGCCGCTGCCAATATTGTCTACCATGAGTTCTTGAAATCGGAGGAGGGACACGGATTCTCTGGCCAGATTGTCATGCTGGGCGACTCGATGGGCTCACTGCTGGCATACGAGGCTCTCTGCCGATCAAATGGCAGCCAGCCGGGAACGGCTTCAGGCGCCTCAAATTCTGGTGGAGATGCAGCCACAAATATAAATACCCACAATCCGTTGAGCGCTCGAAATTCGAGGTTGGACGATGACGAGCGTTTCATCGAAGCCGATCTGGATGCCAAGCGTTTGCTGGTGGCTCCATCGCCACGTAGACGCCgttccagctcctccagcgaTTCGCGGGCCACCAAATTGGACTTTGAGGTCTGTGATTTCTTTATGTTCGGATCGCCGCTGTCTGTGGTACTTGCTGCAAGGAAACTTCATGATGCCAAGGCCGCTCTGCCGCGGCCCAACTGCCACCAGGTCTACAATCTGTTCCATCCAACCGATCCGATAGCCTCGCGCCTGGAGCCGCTACTCAGCGCCCGGTTTTCGATATTGGCGCCAGTTAATGTCCCACGGTACGCCAAGTATCCGCTGGGAAATGGTCAGCCATTGCATTTAT TGGAGGTCATTCAGTCGCATCCGCAGCACTTTAACGACGGCAACAATCTGCTGGCTGGTCGCCGTTTGTCGGACGCATCGATGCAGAGCACGATATCGGGTCTGATTGAGAATGTCTCGCTTAGTACGATCCATGCCC TGCAAAACAAATGGTGGGGCACAAAGCGCTTGGATTACGCTTTATATTGCCCGGAGGGATTGAGTAACTTTCCGGCTCACGCCTTGCCGCACCTCTTCCACGCCAGTTACTGGGAGAGTCCGGATGTGATTGCCTTTATTCTACGGCAGATTGGCAAATTCGAGGGCATACCCTTTGTGGGCTCCAACGATGACAAGGACAATGCCTCCTTCCATCCAGGACAGCCGAGGGAGAAGTGGATCAAGAAACGCACCTCGGTGAAGCTGAAAAATGTGGCAGCCAATCATCGGGCCAACGATGTGATCGTGCAGGAGGGCAGGGAGCAGCGTTTGAATGCGAGATTTATGTACGGACCCCTAGACATGATTACCCTGCACGGTGAGAAGGTTGATGTGCACATTATGAAGGATCCGCCGGCGGGCGAGTGGACGTTCCTCAGTACTGAGGTGACGGACAAGAACGGTCGAATCTCGTACAGCATTCCGGATCAGGTATCCCTAGGCTATGGCATATACCCGGTAAAGATGGTGGTCCGTGGCGATCACACCTCGGTGGATTGCTATATGGCGGTGGTGCCGCCGTTGACCGAATGCGTGGTCTTCAGCATTGATGGCTCCTTCACCGCTTCGATGTCGGTGACGGGCAGGGATCCCAAGGTACGTGCCGGAGCTGTCGATGTTTGCCGCCACTGGCAGGAGCTGGGCTACCTGCTCATCTACATCACCGGACGACCGGATATGCAGCAGCAACGCGTTGTGTCCTGGCTGAGCCAGCACAACTTCCCGCATGGCCTGATCTCGTTCGCCGACGGCCTGTCCACCGATCCATTGGGCCACAAGACGGCCTATCTCAACAATCTGGTGCAGAACCATGGAATCTCAATTACTGCCGCCTACGGCAGCAGCAAGGACATTAGTGTCTACACGAATGTTGGCATGCGAACTGATCAAATATTCATCGTGGGCAAG GTTGGCAAGAAGCTGCAGTCCAATGCCACCGTGCTTAGCGATGGCTATGCCGCTCACTTGGCCGGTTTGCAGGCTGTGGGTGGTTCGCGTCCGGCGAAGGGCAATGCGCGCATGGTCATTCCACGCGGATGCTTCAATCTTCCCGGCCAGACCGCAAATCCGCGGCGCAGAAG CAATGCTTTCGAGCTGCAGTTGGCCAACATCAGTccctgcagcagcaacatcaacagtcccagcagcagcaaccacatcCTACTGGCCCAACTGATTGAGAATGCCATTGAAAAGGACACGCCAGCTGCCTAA
- the LOC6524657 gene encoding protein retinal degeneration B isoform X3 translates to MLIKEYRIPLPLTVEEYRIAQLYMIAKKSREESHGEGSGVEIIINEPYKDGPGGNGQYTKKIYHVGNHLPGWIKSLLPKSALTVEEEAWNAYPYTRTRYTCPFVEKFSLDIETYYYPDNGYQDNVFQLSGSDLRNRIVDVIDIVKDQLWGGDYVKEEDPKHFVSDKTGRGPLGEDWLDEYWREVKGKKQPTPRNMSLMTAYKICRVEFRYWGMQTKLEKFIHDVALRKMMLRAHRQAWAWQDEWFGLTIEDIRELERQTQLALAKKMGGGEECSDDSISEPYVSTAVTAASTTGSERKKSAPAVPPIVTQQPPSAEASSDEEGEEEDDDEDENDAIGTGVDLSANQSGSAQRSRSQSIQMAQKGKFGSKGALHSPVGSAHSFDLQSKKPHAKTAPRRHVANWRMERLEVDSKSNSDEEFFDCLDTNETNSLAKWSSLELLGEGDDSPPPHGGPSSAASVGGRGNSRQEDSIFNQDFLMRVASERGNKRQLRSSASVDRSHDSSPPGSPSTPSCPTTILILVVHAGSVLDAASELTAKKSDVTTFRGSFEAVMRQHYPSLLTHVTIKMVPCPSICTDALGILSSLSPYSFDASPSAADIPNIADVPIGAIPLLSVASPEFHETVNKTVAAANIVYHEFLKSEEGHGFSGQIVMLGDSMGSLLAYEALCRSNGSQPGTASGASNSGGDAATNINTHNPLSARNSRLDDDERFIEADLDAKRLLVAPSPRRRRSSSSSDSRATKLDFEVCDFFMFGSPLSVVLAARKLHDAKAALPRPNCHQVYNLFHPTDPIASRLEPLLSARFSILAPVNVPRYAKYPLGNGQPLHLLEVIQSHPQHFNDGNNLLAGRRLSDASMQSTISVQNKWWGTKRLDYALYCPEGLSNFPAHALPHLFHASYWESPDVIAFILRQIGKFEGIPFVGSNDDKDNASFHPGQPREKWIKKRTSVKLKNVAANHRANDVIVQEGREQRLNARFMYGPLDMITLHGEKVDVHIMKDPPAGEWTFLSTEVTDKNGRISYSIPDQVSLGYGIYPVKMVVRGDHTSVDCYMAVVPPLTECVVFSIDGSFTASMSVTGRDPKVRAGAVDVCRHWQELGYLLIYITGRPDMQQQRVVSWLSQHNFPHGLISFADGLSTDPLGHKTAYLNNLVQNHGISITAAYGSSKDISVYTNVGMRTDQIFIVGKVGKKLQSNATVLSDGYAAHLAGLQAVGGSRPAKGNARMVIPRGCFNLPGQTANPRRRSNAFELQLANISPCSSNINSPSSSNHILLAQLIENAIEKDTPAA, encoded by the exons ATGCTGATCAAGGAGTACCGCATTCCGCTGCCCCTCACCGTCGAGGAGTACCGCATCGCCCAGCTCTACATGATTGCG AAAAAGAGTCGCGAGGAGAGTCATGGCGAGGGCAGTGGCGTTGAGATTATCATCAATGAGCCGTACAAGGATGGACCCGGCGGAAATGGTCAATACACAAAGAAGATCTACCACGTGGGCAATCATCTGCCTGGCTGGATCAAAA GTCTCTTGCCGAAAAGCGCTTTAAccgtggaggaggaggcatgGAATGCCTATCCGTATACCAGGACTCGCTACACCTGTCCGTTTGTGGAGAAGTTCTCGCTGGACATTGAGACATACTATTATCCGGACAATGGCTATCAGGACAATGTCTTCCAGCTGTCCGGAAGCGATCTGCGTAATCGCATAGTAG ACGTGATTGACATTGTGAAGGACCAGCTGTGGGGTGGCGACTATGTGAAGGAGGAGGATCCCAAGCACTTTGTGTCGGACAAGACGGGCCGTGGCCCTTTGGGCGAGGATTGGCTGGATGAGTATTGGCGAGAAGTGAAGGGCAAGAAGCAGCCGACACCGCGCAACATGTCCCTGATGACCGCCTACAAGATCTGCCGCGTTGAGTTCCGCTACTGGGGCATGCAGACGAAGCTGGAGAAGTTCATCCACGACGTGGCGCTGCGCAAGATGATGCTGCGTGCCCATCGACAGGCGTGGGCATGGCAGGACGAGTGGTTCGGATTAACCATCGAGGATATCCGCGAACTGGAGCGACAAACGCAACTGGCCCTGGCCAAGAAGATGGGCGGCGGCGAGGAGTGCAGCGATG ACAGCATCTCGGAGCCGTATGTCAGCACGGCGGTCACCGCCGCCTCTACAACGGGCAGCGAGCGAAAGAAGTCCGCTCCGGCCGTGCCGCCGATTGTCACCCAGCAGCCGCCGAGCGCCGAGGCCAGTTCGGATGAGGAgggcgaggaggaggatgacgacgaggatgaGAACGATGCCATTGGTACAGGCGTAGATCTGTCCGCCAACCAAAGCGGATCCGCGCAACGTTCCCGCTCCCAAAGTATTCAGATGGCCCAGAAGGGCAAGTTCGGGTCGAAGGGTGCCCTTCACTCTCCGGTGGGATCTGCCCACAGCTTCGATCTCCAG TCCAAAAAGCCGCATGCAAAGACAGCGCCACGCAGACAT GTGGCAAACTGGCGTATGGAGCGATTGGAAGTGGACTCCAAATCCAATTCGGATGAGGAATTCTTTGATTGTCTGG aCACCAATGAGACGAACTCGCTGGCCAAGTGGAGCTCGCTGGAGCTGCTGGGCGAGGGCGACGACAGTCCCCCGCCACATGGCGGACCCTCTAGCGCAGCATCcgtgggtgggcgtggcaactcGCGGCAAGAGGACAGCATATTCAATCAGGACTTTTTGATGCGCGTGGCCTCAGAGCGCGGCAACAAGCGACAGTTACGCTCCTCCGCCAGCGTGGATCGCAGTCACGACTCCTCGCCGCCGGGATCACCGAGCACACCGTCATGCCCCACAACCATTCTGATCCTAGTGGTCCATGCGGGCAGCGTTTTAGATGCGGCCAGCGAGCTGACAGCCAAGAAATCCGATGTGACCACATTCCGTGGCTCCTTTGAGGCGGTGATGCGACAGCACTATCCCAGCCTCCTCACTCATGTGACCATCAAGATGGTGCCGTGCCCCTCAATTTGCACCGACGCCTTGGGCATTCTCTCCAGCCTGAGTCCGTACTCCTTTGATGCATCGCCCTCGGCGGCGGATATACCGAATATAGCTGATGTTCCTATTGGAGCCATACCCCTACTATCCGTGGCATCGCCAGAATTTCACGAGACGGTCAACAAGACAGTCGCCGCTGCCAATATTGTCTACCATGAGTTCTTGAAATCGGAGGAGGGACACGGATTCTCTGGCCAGATTGTCATGCTGGGCGACTCGATGGGCTCACTGCTGGCATACGAGGCTCTCTGCCGATCAAATGGCAGCCAGCCGGGAACGGCTTCAGGCGCCTCAAATTCTGGTGGAGATGCAGCCACAAATATAAATACCCACAATCCGTTGAGCGCTCGAAATTCGAGGTTGGACGATGACGAGCGTTTCATCGAAGCCGATCTGGATGCCAAGCGTTTGCTGGTGGCTCCATCGCCACGTAGACGCCgttccagctcctccagcgaTTCGCGGGCCACCAAATTGGACTTTGAGGTCTGTGATTTCTTTATGTTCGGATCGCCGCTGTCTGTGGTACTTGCTGCAAGGAAACTTCATGATGCCAAGGCCGCTCTGCCGCGGCCCAACTGCCACCAGGTCTACAATCTGTTCCATCCAACCGATCCGATAGCCTCGCGCCTGGAGCCGCTACTCAGCGCCCGGTTTTCGATATTGGCGCCAGTTAATGTCCCACGGTACGCCAAGTATCCGCTGGGAAATGGTCAGCCATTGCATTTAT TGGAGGTCATTCAGTCGCATCCGCAGCACTTTAACGACGGCAACAATCTGCTGGCTGGTCGCCGTTTGTCGGACGCATCGATGCAGAGCACGATATCGG TGCAAAACAAATGGTGGGGCACAAAGCGCTTGGATTACGCTTTATATTGCCCGGAGGGATTGAGTAACTTTCCGGCTCACGCCTTGCCGCACCTCTTCCACGCCAGTTACTGGGAGAGTCCGGATGTGATTGCCTTTATTCTACGGCAGATTGGCAAATTCGAGGGCATACCCTTTGTGGGCTCCAACGATGACAAGGACAATGCCTCCTTCCATCCAGGACAGCCGAGGGAGAAGTGGATCAAGAAACGCACCTCGGTGAAGCTGAAAAATGTGGCAGCCAATCATCGGGCCAACGATGTGATCGTGCAGGAGGGCAGGGAGCAGCGTTTGAATGCGAGATTTATGTACGGACCCCTAGACATGATTACCCTGCACGGTGAGAAGGTTGATGTGCACATTATGAAGGATCCGCCGGCGGGCGAGTGGACGTTCCTCAGTACTGAGGTGACGGACAAGAACGGTCGAATCTCGTACAGCATTCCGGATCAGGTATCCCTAGGCTATGGCATATACCCGGTAAAGATGGTGGTCCGTGGCGATCACACCTCGGTGGATTGCTATATGGCGGTGGTGCCGCCGTTGACCGAATGCGTGGTCTTCAGCATTGATGGCTCCTTCACCGCTTCGATGTCGGTGACGGGCAGGGATCCCAAGGTACGTGCCGGAGCTGTCGATGTTTGCCGCCACTGGCAGGAGCTGGGCTACCTGCTCATCTACATCACCGGACGACCGGATATGCAGCAGCAACGCGTTGTGTCCTGGCTGAGCCAGCACAACTTCCCGCATGGCCTGATCTCGTTCGCCGACGGCCTGTCCACCGATCCATTGGGCCACAAGACGGCCTATCTCAACAATCTGGTGCAGAACCATGGAATCTCAATTACTGCCGCCTACGGCAGCAGCAAGGACATTAGTGTCTACACGAATGTTGGCATGCGAACTGATCAAATATTCATCGTGGGCAAG GTTGGCAAGAAGCTGCAGTCCAATGCCACCGTGCTTAGCGATGGCTATGCCGCTCACTTGGCCGGTTTGCAGGCTGTGGGTGGTTCGCGTCCGGCGAAGGGCAATGCGCGCATGGTCATTCCACGCGGATGCTTCAATCTTCCCGGCCAGACCGCAAATCCGCGGCGCAGAAG CAATGCTTTCGAGCTGCAGTTGGCCAACATCAGTccctgcagcagcaacatcaacagtcccagcagcagcaaccacatcCTACTGGCCCAACTGATTGAGAATGCCATTGAAAAGGACACGCCAGCTGCCTAA